A genomic window from Salvelinus alpinus chromosome 10, SLU_Salpinus.1, whole genome shotgun sequence includes:
- the LOC139532752 gene encoding serine protease 23-like: MQTKRKWGEALSGSPSSMASFPSIPSPLPFLFLLLSIPPVAPIQPQWPLQRVPVVLPQVTEDRPAPHFQADARLDVTSPCDPECHKNALPPSYWDLRSILSYETLHSNGRLTETAVGIYGYTARPQTTPALPSRRKRQIFGHDGRFSIVGQDFLLNYPFSAAVKLSTGCSGTLVGDRHVLTAAHCVHDGKNYVKGAQKLRVGFLKPKQRDSPNPASATNASIAHPSPPDKMKFQWIRAKRTHVPKGWIKGNGNDIGMDYDYALLELKKAHKRRHMKLGVSPPAKQLPGRRVQFSGYDNDRPGQLVYRFCRAGEETPDLLYQHCDAQPGASGSGIYARMWDRRRRRWERKVIGVFSGHQWVDRDGASQEFNVAVRVTPLKYAQICYWIKGNYVDCREG; encoded by the coding sequence gTCTCCGTCCTCCATGGCCTcttttccctccatcccatccccccttcccttcctcttcctcctcctctccatccctccagtgGCTCCTATCCAGCCCCAATGGCCCCTGCAGCGCGTCCCCGTGGTCTTACCCCAGGTGACAGAGGACCGACCCGCCCCCCACTTCCAGGCTGACGCCCGATTGGACGTCACCTCCCCATGTGACCCGGAATGCCACAAGAATGCTCTTCCCCCCAGCTACTGGGACCTGCGTAGCATCCTGTCATACGAGACGCTCCATAGCAACGGTCGCCTTACCGAAACCGCGGTGGGGATCTACGGGTACACCGCCCGCCCCCAGACCACGCCGGCACTGCCTTCCCGACGCAAACGTCAGATCTTTGGCCATGACGGGCGTTTCAGCATCGTAGGGCAAGACTTCCTGTTGAACTACCCATTTTCGGCAGCGGTCAAGCTGTCCACCGGGTGTTCCGGAACACTGGTGGGCGACCGGCACGTTCTGACCGCCGCCCACTGCGTCCACGACGGGAAGAACTACGTGAAAGGGGCGCAAAAGCTCCGGGTGGGTTTCCTGAAGCCAAAGCAGCGTGACTCTCCCAATCCTGCCTCTGCCACCAATGCATCCATCGCCCATCCGTCACCCCCGGATAAGATGAAGTTCCAGTGGATTCGTGCCAAGCGCACCCACGTGCCCAAAGGCTGGATCAAGGGCAACGGCAACGACATCGGAATGGACTACGACTACGCCTTATTAGAGCTCAAGAAGGCCCACAAAAGACGCCACATGAAGCTGGGCGTCTCCCCGCCGGCGAAGCAACTGCCCGGGCGCAGGGTCCAGTTCTCCGGCTATGACAACGACCGGCCGGGCCAGCTGGTCTACCGGTTCTGCCGGGCTGGAGAGGAGACGCCGGACCTTCTCTACCAGCATTGTGATGCCCAGCCCGGGGCCAGCGGCTCGGGGATCTACGCTCGTATGTGGGACCGGAGGAGGCGGCGCTGGGAGAGGAAGGTTATCGGTGTGTTCTCAGGGCACCAGTGGGTGGATCGAGACGGGGCGTCGCAAGAGTTTAACGTGGCGGTGAGGGTGACGCCTCTGAAATACGCCCAGATCTGCTACTGGATCAAAGGAAACTATGTAGACTGCCgagaaggatga